The Juglans regia cultivar Chandler chromosome 2, Walnut 2.0, whole genome shotgun sequence genome includes a window with the following:
- the LOC108991457 gene encoding transcription factor WER-like isoform X1, giving the protein MEGRHGNHEYKKALWTVEEDRILMEYVRVHGKGKWNRIAKMSAAGLKRCGKSCRLRWVNYLSPSVKRGDFSEDEEDLIIRLHNLLGNRWSLIAGRVPGRTDNQVKNHWNTHLSKKLGIKKEKNKVGVNARLSSRDLGVDNRNIFSKFNCNETFNDNVREIATETVTKCDSHDDDVFKFIIDRQEDTIDDNYASSFQLFSDDLSSHIAYLMEPLDAYSLDFVWDGL; this is encoded by the exons ATGGAAGGTCGTCATGGGAATCATGAATACAAAAAAGCGTTGTGGACAGTGGAGGAGGATCGAATTCTAATGGAATACGTGAGGGTGCATGGAAAAGGGAAGTGGAATCGCATCGCCAAAATGTCAG CTGCAGGTTTGAAGAGGTGTGGGAAAAGTTGCAGACTAAGGTGGGTGAATTACCTAAGTCCTAGTGTAAAGCGGGGTGATTTTTCAGAGGATGAAGAAGACCTCATTATTCGCCTCCATAACCTTCTGGGAAACAG GTGGTCTTTGATTGCTGGGCGGGTCCCTGGCAGAACTGACAATCAAGTTAAGAACCATTGGAACACTCATTTGAGCAAAAAGCTCGGAatcaaaaaggagaaaaataaagttgGTGTTAATGCGAGGTTATCTTCAAGAGATCTTGGCGTCGACAATCGTAATATCTTCTCGAAATTCAATTGTAACGAGACTTTCAATGACAACGTCAGGGAAATTGCAACAGAAACAGTAACGAAATGCGATTCTCATGATGATGACGTATTCAAATTTATAATCGACAGACAAGAAGATACAATAGATGACAATTATGCGAGTTCTTTTCAATTGTTTAGTGATGATCTAAGTTCACATATTGCTTATTTAATGGAGCCCCTAGATGCAtattctcttgattttgtttgggaTGGTTTGTAG
- the LOC108991457 gene encoding transcription factor WER-like isoform X2, translating into MEGRHGNHEYKKALWTVEEDRILMEYVRVHGKGKWNRIAKMSGLKRCGKSCRLRWVNYLSPSVKRGDFSEDEEDLIIRLHNLLGNRWSLIAGRVPGRTDNQVKNHWNTHLSKKLGIKKEKNKVGVNARLSSRDLGVDNRNIFSKFNCNETFNDNVREIATETVTKCDSHDDDVFKFIIDRQEDTIDDNYASSFQLFSDDLSSHIAYLMEPLDAYSLDFVWDGL; encoded by the exons ATGGAAGGTCGTCATGGGAATCATGAATACAAAAAAGCGTTGTGGACAGTGGAGGAGGATCGAATTCTAATGGAATACGTGAGGGTGCATGGAAAAGGGAAGTGGAATCGCATCGCCAAAATGTCAG GTTTGAAGAGGTGTGGGAAAAGTTGCAGACTAAGGTGGGTGAATTACCTAAGTCCTAGTGTAAAGCGGGGTGATTTTTCAGAGGATGAAGAAGACCTCATTATTCGCCTCCATAACCTTCTGGGAAACAG GTGGTCTTTGATTGCTGGGCGGGTCCCTGGCAGAACTGACAATCAAGTTAAGAACCATTGGAACACTCATTTGAGCAAAAAGCTCGGAatcaaaaaggagaaaaataaagttgGTGTTAATGCGAGGTTATCTTCAAGAGATCTTGGCGTCGACAATCGTAATATCTTCTCGAAATTCAATTGTAACGAGACTTTCAATGACAACGTCAGGGAAATTGCAACAGAAACAGTAACGAAATGCGATTCTCATGATGATGACGTATTCAAATTTATAATCGACAGACAAGAAGATACAATAGATGACAATTATGCGAGTTCTTTTCAATTGTTTAGTGATGATCTAAGTTCACATATTGCTTATTTAATGGAGCCCCTAGATGCAtattctcttgattttgtttgggaTGGTTTGTAG